Part of the Acidobacteriota bacterium genome, ACGCCGTCGGAGGTGGCGAAGAGGGTGTCGTCCTTGCCCCGCCCGACGTTCTCGCCGGGGAAGAAGCGAGTCCCCCGCTGACGCACGATGATGGAGCCGCCGGTGGCCAGTTCGTCACCGGCG contains:
- a CDS encoding 50S ribosomal protein L27 translates to AGDELATGGSIIVRQRGTRFFPGENVGRGKDDTLFATSDGVVRFQDRGRRGKYVHVDPS